Genomic window (Nilaparvata lugens isolate BPH chromosome 7, ASM1435652v1, whole genome shotgun sequence):
TCCAATAGCCTAGTGAATTATCTATACAgattaaaatttgataagttTTACAAATAGGGCTATAGTATGAAAATGCAGAATTGTTaaatgaaaacttttcaaactCGTTGATGAAGTTGGACTGACCCAATAAGTTTGCTGTTATGATGAAATTTACCAGAGCCAATCCTATGAATAATTCTTGTGAAATGACATCTCTTCTGAACAgcaatattttaaatttgaattacttTCTTAGACCTAAGaaaacatttagggccggtttccgagctcgggatttagctaagttctagactttaaacagctggagtcagaaaattgactttccgaaacggggcgtagacGCACTCCACGttttaattgaatttcgaaaaactataaaattaaacacaaaataaagattaaatagtgtaaagtttcaactattttgaattatttaggaatgtttcattttgtcaagggaaaacgtttcaaattgtaaaaatgagaaaataaagattatcatgaaaactgcgactacgccccgttccgAAAATCCtcttttctgactccagctgtttaaagtctagaacttagctaaataccgagctcgaaaaccggcACTCAggggcgattgctgagatcgggtcTGGCTAACCCCGGCGCAACGTTGGTCTAGCGCAACTTTGGTCTTGGTTAAAAAATCGATTTGCTGAGATCGAGTTTAGCCGTCGGTCATCTCGTGATCGAGAGCAACTTTGATCCGCGGGCTTAGCCAGAccgacgctcaagtttagccaGACCGAGGCGCAACTGGAGGAATCCACGGGGAATTATTGCTACTTTGGCTCTCACACGCTGTCTTTGTGTATTGCTTttacactcactcactcacactcccATCATTcgtttgtttcttgtttttttcttcttattctctgtctctctcttttggaagagagttagtggggaggatatttttaatattctttccgaagaatggacattgatatgtccaaagctccgccaatttatgtagatgcataacaatataattatctatagttattatattacaaattactttttcatatcatatactttcaataattattttcttagtctatattatgtaaattcatctataattttgctgtattgtgagctattgtatataagtgtataagccagtatatattgtaatctacataaataaagtactcaatcaatcaatcaatctctctataATATGCCCTAatgagaaagagattgattgattgagtactctatttatgtagattacaatatatatactggtttatacacttatatacaatagcatacaatacagcaaaattatagagaatttacataatatagactaagaaaataattattgaattgtatatgatatgaaaaatcaatttgtaatataataactatagataataattatattgttatgcatctacataaattggcggagctttggacatatcaatgtccattcttcggaaagaatattaaacatatcctccccactaagagagagagagagagtgagagaggggaagaagaaaataaaccaatcaatctcattctctctctctctctctctctctctctctctctctctctctctctctctctctctctctctctttcccccaTTTACtcccattctctctctttttcatttCGATCCTTTCTTGACTGTCGTTATGATCATCTGCGATTagataatcttctaaactattTAGAATGTCGTTACAGTGAACACATGAACAACTCCTCACCTTTTTGGTGTTCatttgtaattcattttcatttatttcataaatttagTATTTTTTCTAGCGTATTGTCCAGCTAGGAAttcaatgtaatattttttcattgtaatatttttactaaaaaataatagCTATAGCCGCAACACTATGTACAAGGCGACATGATGCTGCAGTACTCACATAAATCGCCAGTCTCTCTGTGGACTAACATCAGCAAAAAATCTGAGAGCAATCAGcacttctcttcaattttaaattCGGACACCGTACTGGCCGACTTGATCGGTTCGATTGGTtcgtaataatccaaatattcaagataatCCATTATTCACTACATCCACTCACAAAAACACTTCCACAGCAAGGATCACGCAAACGAAGGGTCGCTCATCACGGTCTGGACTCAACTTAATAGTTCAATTATGCAATGCACACTATTTCTGCATCCCGTGATGATGAAAGCAAACGCAGCTGCCTCCAATTAGCAACAATCAACCCCACATagatatcatcatcatctcacactctcttacaATTACAACGTATTTAATACAGATCTCCTTCATTACTGATGTAGGTGCAGTTCCATATTATGTTCAAACCAATTATGGATACTATCGTAGCCCAGATTCGTAGAAGGTAATCGACCACTGATAGAAATTGAGTCAAAAGAATTTATTGGCTTCTAATTTAATATTTCAGACATTGTTTAAaccagaaaatatataatataagtgttgagagaatgataataaaattatgggCTACACAGTGAACGGGCTAGTGCGTACTGCTagagacaaataaataggtAACTTAACTTtcaaacagtatctttactctatgaaaCTGCGTATAGCGAATACTTCAGAAAGATCTTTTTGAAGTAAGTCGGTTTTGTTTTTAccatctttaacaattattgaaagttcaatataacatgtattgataattgttcattcagtttcatgcatGAATATGAATAGATCATGTATGTAAATCAGTTCATGTGATTGAAACGTAGTTCCCTTAACCAATGCTCCAGCACCTTTTTTCTAGTATGGTACCCACAAAATGTCCCAGTTATGTTATGATTAAAGAGTAGTTTCCACTGGGGACAGGAGGATATACAAATCTCCACTAATATCTGGGAACATGGATAtatccccccccccccaatatATGTTTTTGCACTTgagtaaaaatcatgaaaatcataggTTTGAGGACTATAACTTTAAAACAATTAAATgacttataaaattaaattttcattctattttttatatgaactgaaatatcataggcctatgatatattattttctatgaaaaattaaaaataattagccCACTGAACATAAAGAAACTTCATTATTAGGATGTAGTTTTTCAAGTAGAAATTGCTTAGAATCACATCAAATTGAGggtatttttctaaaattttccgAGGGAGGCTCCCCGGACCCCTTTTCGTGAGAGGTATAGAATTTTCTTGTTTGAAtgtgttttcattttcactttcttatgttataatatttttaaaatcagtggagaaacatttcaaatatgacTTTATGGGTAATGAAATTGTTCAGAATTCAAAGAAGAACCCCAATTTGACActggtttttgataaaatcgaAACAATAGCTTAATCCCGAACTTGAAACCTGCCTACTAGCAGGTCTAAGTTGGAGtctaaaatcatcatttttctcCTGAGATTATCACATTTTAGCCtgatcccgatctcagcaatccaccgagattatCTTTTAAACCCGAGTTGACCTACGCTTGAactcagcaatccaccgagattaaTTTTTAGTCTAGACTGGaactcagcaaaccgatttttagACCGCTGGTTTTTCCCTGCGATAATTGTCGGTCGGCCAACTTTTGCGCTCGAGCGTTGTTAATCCCGAACTCAGCAAACTGATTTTTGATCTGCGGCgcaaaaaccggtttttagccGAGCGCAAGAGATAATCCCGATCTTAGCAATCGCCCCTCAGTTGTTTCAACCAAACCCCGTCAATTATCCGGGCTCTCTGCCTATTTCTCAGTAAATTTCATTGATATTGATTTTACTTCTCTTCAGATATTAGTAGTTGTGTTGACAAATTTTCTGCTTGCAATAATGTAACAAAGAGCCAATCCTATGATTTGTTGACGTGAAACTAATTTCTTTTGTGTCTGTGGTGCAGGAACCATGTAGATTAAAATTGTAAACTACTAGAAACATTCCGGTTCTTAtgtattatcataaaaatattaaagtccattgaaatgtttattcttgtttgctTAGCTATGATGAGATTTTTACATCAGAGCCAATTCTATGATTAATTCTTGTACATTTCTTACTTGATACATTGTGTTTCCTTGCCAAGATTCTCGTTTTTTAACAGTTATACAGTCGCTTACGGGACGCACGCACTTATCAATCAAACTATCAATGAAACAATGATCAATCACAGTTGGATTCAATATACACAACCGGTTATTCGTATCTTCCATTAATGACATTGCTATGATGAAAAAGGCAGACATTAACTCAAAAATTCTGATATTTCGTTTTATCCAAATTATTAGTTGAGCAAGTTTCCATTTCGAAATTCAACTACATAGTCCACATGAATACTTTTTATTACGTTTGAAATGTAGGCCTACAGAATAGGCAAATGGGTTGATGTGAATGTGTTGTTACAGCCACTCAGCTGTTCAAAATCCTGGAGAAGTACAAGCCGGAAACGCCCGAGGCGAAAAAGGCGAGACTGAAGGCCCGCGCCGAGAGCAAGGCAGCCAAGAAGGAGGATGCGCCCACCAAGAGGCCCAACATCATCCGCCAGGGCGTCAACACAGTCGTCAAGCTCGTCGAACAGAAGAAGGCCCAGATTGTTGTCATCGCTCACGATGTCGACCCCATTGAGGTGATTTCACCTACTTGAACTGTTGATTTAAACAAAGTGTCCGGTAACAACACTGGACATTTTCGGGACATTTCTGTCAGTTTCAGGATAGTTTCCTGTCGCTACTCTTTTCTTGCCCTGCAACGTTGCTAGATTtcttttttaaacaatttagaaatataggcctaattgattacaaaaatatttagtctcaattatgaaaatttatttatttaaatcattgataaataaatagaaggGTTAggtaaagatttttttcattatcatgaacaagaatgaataattgatattgatatcacatcagatatacctgaATGAGTGagatatcaaaatttgggaatagaatagttttagGCAATGCCTGTTATTCTTACCCAAGCATATTTATacgatttgtaattgtatccacaaatgaataaataaatatctactATCAAGGCAGTGGTAACGCAGaaaatcgacaacgctgttgtCCTTTCTTTTTTACTGACTTGACAAAGTGACCTCACTGTACATAACATTCCTGACTAATAACTCGGTGTTATATCTACTTCCATTTTCGAAATCTCGTTACGATAAGATCACTTTATTTCAGTGGATGATctccattttcaataaaatattaagtAATGAGACAGTTTCACAGTACAATATTAGGCTATATGACTGTCAAATCAGATTCAGTTCAACAATTTTAAAAGCTTTCATAGATCCTAAACAGTGAATGAAATGTTGGCTCCTCTTGAAAATTTAGCATTTTTGTCTTAGACGTATTATACATTCTCATGTACAATATGTTTCACGATGTTACTATCAACATTCCTATTATAATCATGAATGTTGGTTTTATTTTGCAGCTTGTCCTTTTCCTACCAGCCTTGTGCAGAAAGATGGGAGTGCCCTACTGCATCATCAAGGGCAAGGCAAGGCTGGGTCGCCTTGTCAATAAGAAAACATGCACTAGTTTGGCGTTGACACAGGTGAGAAAAGAAAGTGCATTCTTTCaactagaacatttttattagcTCTAGAATTTCTGTTGCTTGGATTGGGCTTGAGAGGCTGAAAGAGTCTTTGCTGTGGTGTAGAAGCTGATACGGTCGTAAGAAGGATCAAGGAAATAATATAAGTGTATGTCCTTCAACCAACATCCATTCTTCCAGCAGCGCTgccatttttaaattatattaatatcaatgctgtaatcataaaaaatataccaagctgccatttttcaaaataattgtagAAGTACTGCTGTACTGATAATCTATAAAACAAAGCACAACGTTATAAAGAAAGCACAAAGTTATAAAGGAAAACATttacaaaaacagaaaaattaaattgggTTTGTACTAATTAAAATGTAAATCtcattaaataaatgttttatggcATCAGCACAGTCAGTTGTCATTGTGAACTTGATGTTTTACGGAAAATATGTTTTAGGAATGATAAACATTTTATTGCTTAATCACATAAGATAGAGGCAATTCAATAGATTCTCCTCATCAAGATTTCCTCTCATAagtgaatattttctattttagaaaaaaaaggTGGTATAATTTTGGTATTCGaaacatctaaattcaaaaatcatttttgactagaaattttgtgaaaatggaACCCTGAATGACATAACCGTATGTCTTGTTAATGTTATCTAAAgttgagagagaaatagtactAAGTCCTTAGTTACTCTTTTTCGATCTGTGtttttttgtaagaataaagTTTTGATTATTGTTCAGTTATAGTATCTTTCGTCACATGGACGGggaggggccttttgcaggcgaaaatgatgtttctagtcgaggcgttagccgagacttgaatttcattcgagcactgcaaaagacattcacgtccaagtaacgtacactattttttgtcataatctaaagcagaataattgagaaatagaaaacaaattatTGTCTTAACAAAACAAGGTTATTTGTAATCATTTGGacatttagtgccggttgcacaacagccggttaaattttaaccgtgattaattccacgagaaccaatcaatcaatgttGTGCAACCCGGCCTGAATATATTAACCTGTTGAATGTTGAAAGGATTATCCAAAGGAGAATAGCAAGTGCgatgagaataaattaattgttGTATTTTAACAAAACAGGGTTATTTGTAATCATTTGAATGTTTCATACTACTCTATTGAATGTTGAAAAGATTACCTAAAGAAGTgcgattaatgaataatttgttaattttgATGGCGGTGTTGGTGTTGCAGGTGGATACTGGTGACCGAGCGTCGTTGACGAAGGTGATCGAGGCTGTGAAGACCAACTACAACGACAGGTACGAGGAGATCAAGCGGCACTGGGGAGGCGGACTGCTCGGCAGCAAGTCGATGGCCCGCATCGCCAAGATCGAGAAGGCCAAGGCTAGGGAGTTGGCCCAGAAACAGGGCTAGTTctgttttttattaaaagttgaaaattgacTTCTATACTCTTGCTTCATTTTTTATCCTTGGTCAGCCTGAAAATAGATGATTAGGGTGTGATCATATTGACTGCGTATGTCATTCAAATCATGAATGAACCGAAATACAAAATCTTGAAAGTTCAATTGAAACaagttgtgacttgcatgtagctgctcacactgaacgcaaccagcaagtgcacgcgttcattgtgagtgttcctattgctttttccagattttgtttctcttcTCCAAGCTCgctcatgcataaccaagcgtgcaCTTTGCACATATAAGTTTTCGATGTGATCACAACCTTAGATCCCCCAAtcttcaaattctcttcaacttgatgtattattttacgcatttccgtACGACTGTTATAGCAGTTTTATGCCAGATTTCACGAACCgatcaagacatttgaacatggtcaaatcGGGCACGATTTATACAGTGTctcacgaaaggtgtaacagtcGAAGACCATGCAACAATAAatgtcaaaataaaattttcctatatttttaaaaacatctataactagaaaactatccgtcgaaatctaattctaaataatattgttgaaaataggaagaaatttccaataagattgatacaatttgttcctttgtttgacgtttatGAATTTTTTATGGGCGTTTGAACTGTTTGTAATTTGGTTTTGAACTTGACGAATGTACTTTTTTTCAACGTTGgtaataaaatgttcaaaaacgtcaaagaAACAAATTACAAGATTACTATTGGAAATTATTCTTCCTAATCATATCCTTGGAATTTTGGCAGATTTCTAGTTATTAACGTTTTTAAAGAATATAGGAAAATTTATTTGACACTTTTCGTATTTCTTGTCACACTAACTAGAAATAGGTGTATATCACTGGGGTAATAGGTTGCCGCAAACAAATTGGAATGTCTCAACAGCACAATTGTTATACCAACTGATACATTACTGTGGATGCGTAAAACAGTcacaaaagttgaaaaatttaggACTGTCAATCACGAGTAATTCTTCtattaggctagtttcacacattcgtttcgttttcggtaaattccgataagtgtgaaactgTGATTTGGTTTGAATACGGTTCCGCATAGctccgaacgccccctcgacacgaataggttttatcatattcgaattcgttgctaggaaaCCGGAAATAAAAGAGTCCTACACACGCCcggtttttttgtttttattttaacctgctATCGTGATTATCTTTAGAAATCTTCCATGTCAAAATCATATagtcaattcattcaaatatgcTAGTTCATTGGagcattttttcaatgaatagtttgctgaaaaatataattatggagataaattaaaactcagggagaatttatttttccatgaaaattacatgattttattattaatggaGACAAGAGATGAACGTTATGTACCATGTGtcaaaatttaaacaaattttcaattcaaaaaataatcactgaacgtccaaaattaatataatcaaaaataaactattcaagtagttcacaatttttatttaaattgaaaattttgttcaaGAAATCACATCTTACTGTTGAAC
Coding sequences:
- the LOC111048565 gene encoding 60S ribosomal protein L7a; the protein is MVQKKPKKKVGKKVAAAPLVVKKQEVKKVVNPLFEKRPRNFGIGQDIQPKRDLSRFVKWPKYIRIQRQKAVLQKRLKVPPPINQFQQSLDKQTATQLFKILEKYKPETPEAKKARLKARAESKAAKKEDAPTKRPNIIRQGVNTVVKLVEQKKAQIVVIAHDVDPIELVLFLPALCRKMGVPYCIIKGKARLGRLVNKKTCTSLALTQVDTGDRASLTKVIEAVKTNYNDRYEEIKRHWGGGLLGSKSMARIAKIEKAKARELAQKQG